In Clarias gariepinus isolate MV-2021 ecotype Netherlands chromosome 1, CGAR_prim_01v2, whole genome shotgun sequence, one DNA window encodes the following:
- the LOC128526108 gene encoding high affinity immunoglobulin epsilon receptor subunit alpha-like — translation MQWFSIGSVSYSDTGDYTCRGQSGDSQISEISDAVTLIVSERARTVLSVSPQSWLTEGDSVTLSCEVTNSSTDWTFTLFTAVPYRTIKGSQGDISRGFYTLSPATSFHTGVYVCESERGESTVYRSLSNQQPIWITGETSPVSLIINPSRTQHFAKDSLSLTCKDQNNSSEWMVGRYTRRGSESDCLWWGSVKESICKINSLSPSCTGVYWCESESENISNPVNITVHDGDVILESPVHPVTEGHPLTLRCLYHNTNSSNVCADFYKDGLVLQNKSTGEMIIHNVSKSDEGFYHCKHPEMGESPKSWVSVRALDSSEVADLSGVEAPFSVLMLISIVVTASPYLLVTIILLLKCYRARVY, via the exons ATGCAGTGGTTCAGTATCGGGTCTGTTAGCTACTCTGACACTGGTGATTACACCTGCAGGGGACAGAGCGGTGACTCTCAGATCTCAGAGATCAGTGATGCAGTTACACTCATTGTATCAG agagAGCACGGACAGTACTGAGTGTATCTCCACAGAGCTGGTTGACTGAAGGCGACTCAGTGACTCTAAGCTGTGAGGTTACAAACTCCTCTACAGACTGGACATTCACCTTGTTCACAGCAGTTCCATACAGAACAATAAAAGGCAGTCAAGGGGATATCAGTAGAGGCTTTTACACTCTCAGTCCTGCTACTTCTTTTCACACAGGAGtttatgtgtgtgaatcagaaagAGGAGAATCAACCGTTTACAGAAGTTTAAGCAACCAACAGCCAATATGGATCACTG GGGAAACTTCTCCAGTCTCTCTGATCATCAATCCCagcagaactcaacactttGCTAAAGATTCTTTGTCATTGACCTGTAAAGACCAGAATAACTCTTCTGAATGGATGGTGGGACGTTACACACGCAGAGGTTCAGAGTCGGATTGTTTATGGTGGGGATCAGTTAAGGAATCTATATGTAAAATCAATTCTCTCTCCCCATCCTgcactggagtttactggtgtgagtCTGAATCTGAAAACATCAGCAATCCtgtcaacatcacagtgcatg ATGGTGATGTGATTCTGGAGAGTCCTGTTCATCCTGTGACTGAGGGACATCCTCTGACTCTACGCTGTTTATATCACAACACAAATTCCTCAAATGTCTGCGCTGATTTCTATAAAGATGGATTAGTTCTGCAGAATAAGTCTACAGGAGAGATGATCATCCATAATGTCTCAAAGTCAGACGAAGGTTTCTACCACTGTAAACACCCAGAGATGGGAGAGTCCCCGAAAAGCTGGGTTTCAGTCAGAG CATTGGATTCATCAGAGGTAGCAGATCTATCAGGTGTAGAAGCTCCATTCTCAGTGCTAATGCTGATCAGTATTGTAGTGACGGCATCTCCATATCTTCTGGTGACCATCATTCTGCTGCTCAAATGTTACAGAGCTCGAG TGTactga